A single window of Bordetella genomosp. 11 DNA harbors:
- a CDS encoding SycD/LcrH family type III secretion system chaperone: MRKILKDGRPLGDSVGIPAEDRQTLYAVAYKVYAEGRYDVAQHLFAQLVTYDHHEPRYMKGLAAATQMLGDHEQAMRMYSVAALMDASDPAVVMHAGDCFRAMGKHARALESFDLASAMCSKAEHEPVRRRCNQLLARLRPAA, encoded by the coding sequence GTGCGCAAGATCCTCAAGGACGGCCGCCCCCTGGGTGATTCCGTCGGGATTCCGGCGGAGGATAGGCAAACCTTGTACGCCGTGGCTTATAAGGTGTATGCGGAAGGCCGATACGACGTGGCGCAGCATCTCTTCGCGCAACTGGTTACGTACGACCATCACGAGCCCCGGTATATGAAGGGGTTGGCGGCCGCCACCCAGATGCTCGGGGACCATGAACAGGCCATGCGAATGTATTCCGTGGCGGCACTCATGGATGCGAGCGATCCCGCCGTAGTCATGCATGCGGGTGATTGTTTCCGCGCGATGGGCAAGCATGCCCGCGCGCTGGAGTCATTCGACCTCGCAAGCGCGATGTGCAGCAAGGCCGAGCATGAACCGGTGAGGCGGCGCTGCAATCAACTCCTGGCTCGGCTGAGACCTGCCGCCTGA
- a CDS encoding tetratricopeptide repeat protein, producing the protein MSRITSGALPAESVELLQVLGFLQLQNGNPRDAMALLQACHHSGGCQGQTLVLLALAQLRADQPAMALATLDQAGPGALAHPSCRVVRAQALAAIGRRDEARQAMKAYAANRSRTAS; encoded by the coding sequence ATGAGCCGGATCACCTCGGGCGCGCTGCCAGCGGAGTCCGTCGAGCTGTTGCAGGTGCTGGGATTTCTTCAACTACAGAACGGCAACCCGCGCGATGCCATGGCACTGCTGCAAGCCTGCCATCACTCAGGCGGCTGCCAAGGACAGACACTTGTCCTGCTGGCCCTCGCGCAGTTGCGCGCGGACCAGCCCGCCATGGCCCTCGCCACATTGGACCAGGCGGGCCCGGGCGCGCTCGCCCATCCTTCTTGCCGCGTCGTGCGCGCGCAAGCGCTCGCGGCCATCGGGCGCCGCGATGAAGCGCGGCAGGCCATGAAGGCCTACGCCGCCAACCGATCCCGCACTGCCTCGTAA
- the sctV gene encoding type III secretion system export apparatus subunit SctV: protein MHAIRRIIAIATSRNDILLAATVMAIVFMMILPMPTAVMDALIAANITLSCVLLMVAIYLPSALAFSSFPAVLLVSTLFRLGISISTTRLILLDGDAGHIIDTFGNFVVGGNLVVGLVVFLILTIVQFIVITKGSERVAEVAARFSLDGMPGKQMSIDADLRAGAIQMDEARRRRSVVEKESQLYGAMDGAMKFVKGDAIAGLIIVAVNLLGGLLIGSVQRGMSAADAALTYSILSVGDGLISQIPALLTAICAGIIVTRVPTGDKPSNVGADIGAQVMAHPRALIVAAVIALGIGLIPGMPIVVFLVLASVIGLTGYVLLNAPRSARGGAAAGSGGKTTDGAFGAQGDEPTETAQATKFAPAEPVTLEISDTLASELDETALTAEFPAVRYAVYQELGVPLPEIRLRRGKQLGDRSYQVLLFEVPFVRGTLKSGTVLVREGSRNLDAMGIPYERDTGGLANESAFWVSRDHVPALEGAGVPYLLPHQVPNWHLSIVLRKQASQFIGIQETRQLLTAMEENFGELVKEAHRVMPIQKIAEILQRLVSEEISIRDMRAVLEALVEWAQKEKDIVLLTEYVRMALKRYISHKYSNGQSFLPSYLLAPDVEDVVRDAIRQTAGGSYLAMDPEKSQALLESIRRTVGTLETTVARPVILTSMDIRRYVRKLIEQDLYQLPVLSYQELVPEINVQPLARVDL, encoded by the coding sequence ATGCACGCAATCCGACGCATCATTGCCATAGCGACCAGCCGCAACGACATCCTGCTGGCGGCCACTGTCATGGCCATCGTGTTCATGATGATCCTGCCCATGCCGACGGCGGTCATGGATGCCCTGATCGCCGCCAACATCACGCTGTCCTGCGTGCTGCTGATGGTGGCGATCTATCTGCCCTCGGCGCTGGCGTTCTCGTCGTTTCCCGCCGTCCTGCTGGTCTCGACGCTGTTCCGCCTGGGCATATCCATCTCTACGACGCGGCTGATCCTGCTGGACGGTGATGCCGGCCACATCATCGACACCTTCGGAAACTTCGTGGTGGGCGGGAATCTGGTTGTCGGCCTGGTCGTGTTCCTGATTCTCACCATCGTCCAGTTCATCGTGATCACGAAGGGTTCCGAACGCGTGGCGGAGGTCGCCGCACGCTTTTCGCTGGACGGCATGCCTGGCAAGCAAATGTCGATCGACGCCGACCTGCGCGCGGGCGCGATCCAGATGGACGAGGCGCGCCGTCGCCGCAGCGTGGTCGAAAAAGAGAGCCAGCTGTATGGCGCGATGGATGGAGCGATGAAGTTCGTCAAGGGAGACGCCATCGCCGGTCTGATCATCGTCGCCGTCAACCTGCTTGGGGGGCTGCTCATCGGGTCCGTCCAACGAGGCATGAGCGCCGCCGACGCCGCGCTTACCTACTCGATCCTTAGTGTCGGCGACGGGCTCATCTCGCAGATCCCGGCCCTGTTGACCGCAATCTGCGCGGGCATCATCGTTACCCGTGTGCCGACCGGCGACAAACCGTCGAACGTGGGCGCCGACATTGGCGCCCAGGTCATGGCGCACCCCCGGGCGCTGATCGTCGCCGCCGTGATCGCGTTGGGCATCGGCCTCATCCCCGGCATGCCTATCGTGGTCTTCCTGGTACTGGCGTCGGTCATCGGGCTGACGGGCTATGTCCTGCTGAATGCGCCCCGCTCGGCACGCGGCGGCGCGGCGGCCGGTTCTGGCGGCAAGACCACCGACGGCGCTTTCGGCGCCCAGGGCGATGAGCCGACAGAGACAGCCCAGGCGACCAAGTTCGCGCCAGCCGAACCCGTGACGCTGGAAATTTCCGACACATTGGCGTCCGAGCTGGACGAGACCGCTCTGACCGCCGAATTCCCAGCGGTCCGCTACGCCGTTTACCAGGAACTGGGCGTACCGCTACCGGAGATCCGCCTGCGCCGGGGAAAACAGCTTGGTGATCGCTCGTACCAGGTGCTGCTGTTCGAAGTTCCGTTTGTGCGCGGGACGTTGAAGAGCGGAACGGTCCTCGTGCGCGAAGGCTCCCGCAACCTGGACGCGATGGGTATCCCCTACGAGCGCGATACGGGCGGACTGGCCAATGAATCCGCCTTCTGGGTATCCCGCGACCACGTACCCGCGCTCGAAGGCGCCGGCGTGCCTTATCTGTTGCCGCACCAGGTGCCGAACTGGCATCTGTCCATCGTGCTGCGCAAGCAGGCATCGCAGTTCATCGGCATCCAGGAAACGCGTCAACTACTGACCGCCATGGAAGAAAACTTCGGCGAACTGGTGAAAGAAGCGCACCGCGTCATGCCGATACAGAAGATCGCCGAAATCCTTCAACGCCTGGTGTCCGAGGAGATCTCCATACGGGATATGCGCGCTGTCCTGGAAGCGCTGGTCGAATGGGCGCAGAAAGAGAAAGATATTGTCCTGCTGACCGAATACGTCAGAATGGCATTGAAGCGATACATCAGCCACAAATACTCGAACGGCCAAAGCTTCCTGCCATCGTATCTGCTGGCGCCGGATGTAGAGGACGTGGTACGCGACGCGATCCGGCAGACCGCCGGGGGCAGCTATCTCGCCATGGATCCCGAAAAATCCCAGGCATTGTTGGAAAGCATCCGACGCACTGTCGGAACCCTGGAGACGACGGTAGCGAGGCCGGTGATCCTGACCTCGATGGACATTCGTCGCTACGTCCGCAAGCTCATCGAACAGGATCTGTACCAACTCCCGGTGCTGTCCTACCAGGAGCTGGTCCCGGAAATCAATGTACAGCCGCTCGCCCGGGTGGACCTATGA
- the sctD gene encoding type III secretion system inner membrane ring subunit SctD, which yields MTQGLELRVLSGIHDGARCAVQDGALIGSQGDCHVVLCDEGIAAEAGRLRIGLASWSIHGHDGPAGNTREVRFGTPLSLGPVLLTVALAADPWPDAGQVAAARAAASDSPDEHAGTATAQDVAVAVPATAATASDGWLADDQDVAGRHAISGQHAARARTSRRRKGLGLRWAVGGLLIVLVFGSVASFPPAKTPSTLNIRSGQTRDPDMLLRAQGLLAERGYAPRVRAIAGEDQEIVVTGWVRDELEHDRLATALSTIWPLPAMRVGKETEVETSMGDRMRDLDVLVALVRTDPDGLAIHGTAGSDAARQQAYQRWHENTATAPWPPMKLTLATEVADALNLAAAAAGLPPPPSVWKDKTIRVDPRGLVPSQREKLKDIVDTLNHRYANALRIDGDDTTLVESIPFRVQTVVGGQQPWVVLDDGTRIAVGGTHGAYRLTSVEDGSVVFDGPTTTVIRR from the coding sequence ATGACGCAAGGCCTGGAACTTCGGGTTTTGTCCGGCATCCACGACGGTGCGCGGTGCGCGGTGCAGGATGGCGCCCTGATCGGTTCGCAGGGTGATTGCCATGTGGTGCTATGCGACGAGGGAATCGCCGCGGAGGCTGGGCGTCTGCGCATCGGCCTGGCGAGCTGGAGCATACACGGACACGACGGTCCGGCCGGCAATACACGGGAAGTCCGGTTCGGCACGCCGCTCTCGCTCGGACCGGTGCTATTGACGGTCGCGCTGGCGGCTGATCCATGGCCTGACGCCGGCCAGGTCGCCGCGGCGCGCGCGGCCGCAAGCGACTCGCCGGACGAACACGCGGGCACCGCCACGGCCCAGGACGTAGCCGTTGCGGTGCCCGCGACCGCCGCAACGGCGTCGGATGGATGGCTTGCGGATGATCAGGACGTTGCCGGCCGGCACGCGATATCCGGCCAACATGCCGCGCGCGCGCGAACGTCGCGACGACGCAAGGGACTGGGATTGCGCTGGGCGGTTGGCGGGCTGCTGATCGTACTGGTTTTCGGCAGCGTGGCCTCCTTCCCCCCGGCCAAGACGCCGTCGACGCTGAACATACGATCCGGGCAGACCCGCGATCCGGACATGCTGTTGCGGGCGCAGGGCCTGCTGGCGGAACGCGGATACGCGCCCCGCGTCCGCGCCATAGCGGGCGAAGATCAAGAGATCGTCGTGACGGGATGGGTGCGCGACGAGCTGGAACACGACCGTCTGGCGACCGCGCTAAGCACCATATGGCCGCTTCCCGCCATGCGGGTAGGCAAAGAGACTGAGGTCGAGACCAGCATGGGCGACCGGATGCGCGACCTGGATGTCCTGGTCGCGCTCGTCCGTACCGACCCGGACGGACTGGCGATACACGGCACTGCCGGATCCGACGCCGCCCGGCAGCAGGCATACCAGCGATGGCACGAAAACACCGCAACAGCCCCGTGGCCACCGATGAAGCTGACTCTCGCTACCGAAGTCGCGGACGCCCTGAATCTAGCCGCCGCGGCAGCCGGCCTGCCACCGCCCCCTTCCGTCTGGAAGGACAAAACCATACGGGTAGACCCACGAGGATTGGTCCCATCACAGCGCGAGAAACTGAAGGACATCGTCGATACGCTGAATCACCGCTATGCCAACGCATTGCGGATCGACGGCGACGATACCACCCTGGTGGAATCCATACCGTTCCGCGTGCAGACGGTAGTCGGTGGACAGCAGCCCTGGGTGGTCCTCGATGACGGAACCCGCATCGCGGTCGGCGGAACGCACGGCGCTTACCGGCTGACCTCCGTCGAGGACGGCAGCGTGGTATTCGACGGCCCCACCACCACGGTCATCCGCAGATAA
- a CDS encoding response regulator transcription factor has protein sequence MTSSHAFKQGARLLLVDDSPADLRLLVQLLNHENFKLLVALDGRQAYERATTQPAPDVILMDVSMPRVDGYATCRLLKGDPRTAHIPVIFVTASSGLDERLKGFDAGAADYVLKPYNPEEVLARVRVQLQIAQRAATPHAEVAAARDLSTQPIYGAGVAQPRFAAISNEQAIVNTTTQYLVDHLSDAPSQKDLARLIGVNEKRLTHAFRSLLGKTIHDYLRDQRMEKARALLQDGSLTVAEIADQLGFSSPANFASAFRRQLGCSPVAFRRHLSGPATLITRGNEMPKATNGIFQKI, from the coding sequence ATGACCAGCTCTCATGCATTCAAACAAGGCGCTCGTCTACTACTTGTCGACGATAGCCCCGCGGATCTCAGGCTGCTGGTGCAGCTTCTGAACCATGAGAACTTCAAGCTTCTGGTCGCGCTAGACGGGCGACAGGCATACGAGCGAGCCACGACACAGCCTGCCCCGGACGTAATCCTGATGGACGTGTCCATGCCGCGAGTGGATGGATACGCCACCTGCCGGCTCCTGAAAGGAGATCCGCGCACCGCGCATATCCCGGTGATTTTCGTCACCGCATCCTCGGGATTGGACGAGAGACTCAAAGGTTTCGACGCCGGTGCGGCGGACTATGTGCTCAAGCCATACAACCCGGAAGAAGTGCTGGCGCGGGTGCGTGTGCAATTGCAGATCGCTCAACGTGCCGCGACACCCCATGCCGAGGTAGCCGCGGCGCGCGATCTGTCGACACAACCCATCTACGGAGCCGGTGTCGCTCAGCCGCGATTCGCGGCCATATCCAACGAGCAGGCCATCGTCAACACCACTACACAGTATCTGGTGGACCACCTTTCGGATGCGCCCTCGCAGAAGGACCTGGCACGCCTGATCGGCGTGAACGAAAAGAGGTTGACGCATGCGTTCCGCAGTCTGCTGGGCAAGACGATCCACGACTATCTGCGCGACCAACGCATGGAAAAAGCTCGGGCCCTGTTGCAGGACGGCTCCTTGACCGTTGCGGAGATCGCCGACCAGCTCGGCTTTTCAAGCCCTGCCAATTTCGCATCGGCGTTTCGACGCCAATTGGGCTGCAGTCCGGTTGCATTCCGCCGACACCTGTCGGGTCCCGCCACACTGATAACACGCGGCAATGAAATGCCAAAAGCGACGAACGGTATTTTTCAAAAAATATGA
- a CDS encoding response regulator transcription factor, which yields MRYPTISEPRIAPGLDSASLAGSSGAIQSSALPATHRRPCHILIVSDDAINLRATTDFLRNQLFRVTLASGWQGYYHAQAWRPDIILVDGAMHDMDPFMMGRLLMQTPDTQSIPLIFLLDQERQTASREAFSLGAIDCLTKPVYPEELLARISVHLRRTPSRDTTSTQRSHTPAAEELLLRNALNAIAADVGSIHTVRQLARQVGTNERKLSALFKSRMGKSAHKVIFGQKMETARRLLSQTGMPVREVANHVGFRSVCNFSVAFHRDQGITPSGYRRQARAAGNIGATADKDLAGMQDDDDFEQEDQTDA from the coding sequence GTGAGGTATCCCACCATATCCGAGCCCCGCATCGCGCCTGGCCTGGATTCCGCTTCCCTGGCTGGTTCTTCGGGCGCCATTCAGAGCAGCGCCCTTCCCGCTACCCACCGCCGACCGTGCCATATATTGATTGTGTCGGATGACGCGATCAATCTGCGTGCCACTACGGACTTCCTCCGGAACCAGCTGTTTCGCGTAACGCTTGCGTCCGGATGGCAGGGCTATTATCACGCCCAGGCGTGGCGGCCCGACATCATCCTGGTGGATGGGGCCATGCACGACATGGACCCTTTCATGATGGGCCGATTGTTGATGCAGACGCCGGATACGCAGTCCATCCCTCTTATCTTCCTGCTCGACCAGGAACGCCAGACAGCCAGCCGCGAGGCTTTTTCGCTGGGCGCGATCGACTGTCTCACCAAGCCGGTATATCCGGAAGAACTCCTCGCCCGCATATCGGTGCACCTGCGCAGGACGCCGAGCCGCGACACGACGTCGACACAGCGGTCGCATACACCGGCGGCGGAGGAACTGCTGTTGCGCAATGCCCTGAATGCAATCGCCGCCGACGTCGGAAGCATTCACACGGTACGCCAACTCGCCCGTCAAGTCGGCACCAACGAACGCAAGCTGTCGGCGCTGTTCAAATCCAGGATGGGGAAATCTGCGCACAAGGTGATCTTCGGCCAGAAGATGGAAACAGCGCGCCGCCTGCTTTCCCAGACAGGCATGCCTGTTCGTGAAGTCGCAAATCATGTGGGCTTTCGAAGCGTATGCAATTTTTCGGTGGCGTTTCACCGGGACCAGGGCATCACGCCTTCGGGATACCGCCGCCAGGCACGCGCGGCGGGCAATATCGGGGCGACCGCCGACAAGGATCTTGCAGGCATGCAGGATGACGACGACTTCGAGCAGGAGGACCAGACGGACGCTTGA
- a CDS encoding response regulator transcription factor, with product MIRVILADDHPVVLLGMKNALEASSDIHVVATADSPDSLFSCLSKHPCDVLVTDFSMPGSQQPDGLAMLLQLKAKFPEVRIVVLTKMASPALTSPILQAGALALVEKSAAVREIATAVQRAASRRTYVTENVQREFAALGVPRTQVAEPAQLSPREMEVVRLFAQGYSNNQIAEILGVSAKTTSRQKMDAMRKLAARNDAELYAHARDMGLV from the coding sequence ATGATTCGAGTCATACTTGCCGATGATCACCCCGTAGTACTGCTCGGCATGAAGAATGCCCTGGAAGCATCAAGCGACATACACGTCGTCGCAACGGCGGATTCTCCAGACAGCCTGTTTTCCTGCCTGTCCAAACATCCCTGCGATGTATTGGTGACTGATTTTTCGATGCCCGGCTCGCAGCAACCCGATGGGTTGGCAATGCTGCTTCAACTCAAGGCGAAGTTCCCCGAGGTACGAATCGTAGTCCTGACCAAGATGGCGTCGCCGGCATTGACGTCGCCTATCCTGCAAGCCGGCGCATTGGCGCTGGTGGAGAAAAGCGCCGCCGTGCGTGAAATCGCAACGGCGGTGCAACGTGCGGCGAGCAGACGCACCTATGTGACGGAGAATGTGCAACGCGAGTTCGCGGCCTTGGGCGTACCGCGGACTCAAGTCGCGGAGCCCGCGCAGCTATCCCCGCGAGAGATGGAAGTCGTTCGGTTGTTCGCGCAGGGATATAGCAACAACCAGATTGCGGAAATCCTGGGTGTCAGCGCGAAGACCACGAGTCGGCAGAAAATGGACGCCATGCGCAAGCTTGCAGCACGCAACGACGCGGAACTGTACGCCCATGCGCGCGATATGGGGCTGGTATAG
- a CDS encoding type III secretion system chaperone, with protein sequence MDAHKLIALFGEESGVPLTLGESGTIDLIFDNDVTVTLEHDDPQDMLHVYTVLGQEPAETEQQLALYRDMLSANAFGHETEGAALSLDDRTGEILLTRRLELADSTVTQLRRIVESMVDVSMSWREKLSTLCHTLPAPPAGMNARAAPPGSGLRA encoded by the coding sequence ATGGACGCGCATAAGCTGATCGCGCTGTTCGGGGAGGAAAGCGGCGTCCCGCTCACTTTGGGTGAATCCGGAACCATCGATCTGATATTCGACAATGACGTTACCGTCACGCTCGAACACGATGATCCCCAGGACATGCTGCACGTCTACACGGTTCTGGGCCAGGAGCCCGCGGAAACTGAACAACAGTTGGCCCTGTACCGCGATATGCTCTCCGCCAATGCCTTCGGCCACGAAACGGAAGGCGCTGCCTTGTCGCTGGACGATCGCACCGGCGAAATTCTGCTAACCCGCCGGCTGGAACTGGCCGATTCCACAGTCACGCAACTGCGCCGCATCGTGGAAAGCATGGTGGACGTATCGATGAGCTGGCGTGAAAAGCTTTCCACGCTATGTCATACCCTGCCGGCGCCACCCGCCGGCATGAATGCCAGGGCGGCGCCCCCAGGAAGCGGGCTGCGCGCGTGA
- a CDS encoding AAA family ATPase encodes MSQILNRPVRICLLGEFQLIVDGVDKTPLIAYGKPKLLLAMLALSLDKKQSRAALAELLWPNCASGARANLRHALCVLRHVLGPMEKAIISTSSMLSIDQNLVTVDVLALCGIGPYARLTLEERLVHDRGDLLEHMVTPVNAALSAWRMSWQSRLSQEVSQCRQAYIAQLCAAEKIQDALASARQWVQVHPGDEHAHRDLIRMLRDTGRRESAMKAYEHCVAVMGEYYGTTPSLETRSLLDVSASNERAVPATSSANDDARPLAVLAVAIGHDGDGMPGEETIDRVQAARQRLVRLAQAAGRRVCLGADGNLAILFGYPTLNERPTESAARLACYIRKCAISPHVSLGMGIHAELARVPADNGTLPMMLVGQRALRLAYLAESGETLLTDSAQSRLSDRFVVRPDERYGLRVGVLEGQSQAITVHRMFGRTTEFDILVRRWNSLRKGERPHLMYLRGEQGIGKSLLAQVFAEYVRRGGGAVTFLRCDQENRQIALHPFHEYFLSRLAVQDGPGPRTGDEAELGYARAIESLGYRIGLDKATSGMLVNYFIGQRGASNGAASGEPDPEALILPLTNLLLDGDAPSQPLLILVDDTQWADATTRTLLSALLQQRRRDPVMIVLCGRGMNLSVPIDETITMPPLRRDAMVQLVTFRGKDKRLSSKVRRRIVEKARGIPLYAEQMVRQCPADIEEEPPLLIRDLLAARAVYEREDTTDVAMPRLPAEYTVPFLEAD; translated from the coding sequence ATGTCTCAAATTCTGAATCGGCCCGTTCGAATCTGCCTGCTCGGTGAGTTCCAGCTGATCGTCGATGGCGTGGATAAAACGCCGTTGATCGCCTATGGCAAACCCAAACTGCTGCTGGCAATGCTGGCGCTTTCCTTGGACAAGAAGCAATCCAGGGCGGCACTGGCGGAGCTCCTGTGGCCGAACTGCGCGTCCGGCGCCCGCGCCAATCTGCGCCATGCGCTGTGCGTGCTCCGGCACGTGCTGGGTCCCATGGAAAAAGCGATCATCTCGACATCGAGCATGCTGTCGATAGACCAAAATCTCGTGACCGTCGATGTTCTGGCGCTCTGCGGCATCGGGCCCTACGCGAGGCTTACGCTGGAAGAGCGTCTTGTCCACGATAGGGGCGATCTGCTCGAACACATGGTGACGCCGGTCAACGCGGCGCTGTCCGCCTGGCGCATGAGCTGGCAGTCGCGACTGTCGCAAGAGGTCTCGCAATGCCGGCAGGCGTACATCGCGCAATTGTGCGCGGCCGAAAAAATACAGGATGCCCTGGCCAGTGCGCGCCAGTGGGTGCAGGTCCATCCGGGGGACGAGCATGCGCATCGCGACCTGATCCGGATGCTGCGGGATACCGGTCGCCGCGAGTCCGCGATGAAGGCTTACGAACATTGCGTCGCGGTCATGGGCGAATACTATGGCACGACGCCTTCACTGGAAACGCGCTCGCTGCTCGATGTCTCCGCGTCGAACGAGCGGGCGGTACCGGCGACGTCATCCGCCAACGACGATGCACGCCCGCTTGCCGTGCTGGCGGTGGCGATCGGGCACGATGGCGACGGCATGCCCGGCGAGGAAACCATCGACCGCGTGCAGGCGGCCCGCCAACGGCTGGTTCGTCTGGCCCAGGCGGCGGGCCGGCGCGTTTGCCTTGGGGCCGACGGCAATCTGGCGATCCTCTTCGGGTATCCCACATTGAACGAACGCCCCACCGAGTCCGCAGCCCGCCTGGCATGCTACATCCGTAAATGCGCGATCTCGCCGCACGTGTCGCTGGGCATGGGCATCCATGCCGAATTGGCGCGCGTCCCCGCGGACAACGGGACGCTGCCCATGATGCTGGTGGGACAAAGAGCATTGCGCCTGGCCTACTTGGCCGAATCGGGCGAGACGCTGCTGACCGATTCCGCTCAGTCGCGTCTCAGCGATCGTTTCGTGGTGCGCCCGGACGAACGCTACGGTCTGCGGGTCGGTGTGCTGGAGGGGCAGTCGCAGGCCATCACCGTACACCGCATGTTCGGCAGGACAACCGAATTCGATATCCTGGTCCGCCGCTGGAACAGTCTGCGCAAAGGCGAGCGGCCGCATCTGATGTACCTGCGCGGCGAACAGGGCATCGGGAAATCCCTGCTTGCCCAGGTATTCGCCGAGTACGTGCGGCGTGGCGGCGGGGCGGTCACTTTCCTGCGCTGCGACCAGGAGAACAGGCAGATCGCGCTGCATCCATTCCACGAGTATTTCCTCTCCCGCCTTGCAGTCCAGGACGGCCCGGGTCCGCGTACTGGCGATGAGGCGGAACTGGGCTATGCGCGCGCCATAGAGTCCCTGGGCTATCGCATCGGCCTGGACAAGGCCACGAGCGGTATGCTTGTGAACTATTTCATCGGGCAGCGCGGCGCCTCGAACGGCGCGGCTTCCGGCGAGCCGGATCCCGAGGCGCTTATCTTGCCGCTTACGAATCTGCTGCTTGACGGCGATGCTCCCAGCCAGCCCTTGCTTATCCTTGTCGACGATACCCAATGGGCGGATGCGACGACGCGGACCCTTCTGTCCGCGCTGTTGCAGCAGCGCAGGCGCGATCCGGTCATGATTGTCCTGTGTGGCCGCGGCATGAATCTCAGCGTGCCTATCGACGAGACCATCACCATGCCGCCGCTGCGCCGCGATGCCATGGTGCAGTTGGTCACCTTCCGAGGCAAGGACAAGCGTCTTTCCAGCAAGGTGCGTCGCCGCATCGTTGAGAAGGCCCGGGGTATTCCGCTTTACGCGGAGCAGATGGTCCGCCAGTGTCCCGCGGATATCGAAGAGGAACCGCCTTTGTTGATTCGCGATCTGCTCGCCGCGCGCGCGGTCTACGAACGCGAAGATACGACCGATGTGGCGATGCCGCGGCTGCCCGCGGAATACACCGTGCCTTTTCTCGAAGCCGATTGA